AGAAGATCACCAGCGGCATGATCGCCGCGTCAAACGTGTGGCCGGGGAACGGCAAGGCCATCGCGTCGGCCTGACGAAACTGCGCGAGCCGCAATGCCGGGCGCGTGCGGGCGAAGGCGAGTTGCTCTTCTGACGGGTCGATTCCGTCAATCGAGGCTGGAGCACAGCGGTGGACGAGCATCTCGGTGAAGGCTCCGCTGCCACATCCGACATCCAGCCAGCGCAGACCGGGTTCGGGTGCCAACCACTCGAGAAACGCATCCCCGACGAGCTGGCTCCACGCGCCCATGTAGCGTTCGTAGGCCGCCCCGTCGTTAAACCGAATCTGCTCAGCAGCCACTTCCCCAGTTCCCAACTTCCCCAGTTCCTAAGTTCCCCAGTTCCTAACTTCCCCAGTTACTTAACCGTGAACGCGTTAAACACCCACGTGAGTCCCGTGGTGAAGCCCCATGCGGGATCGCGCTCGGTGATGCCGAACATCACTGCGGCATCCAGGCGCACAGGTCCACGCGTGAAGCGCGACCCGACGCGCATCGCCGCGCGGCTCTCAGTGCCCGCAATCACCGTTCCCGTGCGCGTATTGGCACGACCATTGAGTTCGGCCACCACTTCAGCGCCGTTGGCGATCGCCCGGGCAATGGACAAGCCGTAGATGAACACGTCGTTCTGGCGATCGCCACGCGTCGCATCACCGAGGATGGCGAATCCGGCGTTTCCAACCACCCGCACCTGCTGGATGGTCTTGCCCATCGCCAGGGCGAGTGCAAAGTCCGTGGTGTCGAGTCCCAGTCCGCTTTCGTTGCCGGCATTGGGCAGTCGCGTCGCAAATCGCACGGCCAGTGACGGGCGGCCCACGCCTTCGGAGACAAAGCGCACCTTGGCGCCCACCACAATGTCTTCCACGTCGGCGGTCGAATCGCCTGTGATGTCCAGCATGCCGGCCAGGGGGCCGGCAAGCCTGTCGGTGATGGTCAACCGATTGCGGAGGCCACCGTCGATCTGGATTTCAGCAATGGAACTGACACCAAAACTCAAGCCCAGGGTCCCCAGCCTCATGAGGTTGCCCTGCAGGCCGGACACCGGGAAAAACGCCTGGCGGCTGTAGTCAATGCCCGCTTCCAGCAGAATCTGGCCGGGGCCAACCGTCTCGGGGTCCTCGGTGACCAGCGGTCGCGACTGCGCCCACGCCGGCGCCGCCAACCCCATCATCACCACACCCAGCACCAACCTCTGAATCACTCTCGTCATGTATCACTCCGCGAATCAATCCAAATGGTGACGGGGCCGTCGTTGACCGACGCCACCTGCATATCGGCCTGGAACACGCCAGTCCGGACCACCAACCCCGCGTCCCGAAGGCGTGACACGACGCCTTCGTACGCGTCGTTGGCCACGTCGGGCGCCGCCGCCCCGATAAACGAGGGCCGGCGTCCCCGCCGGACATCGGCGAGCAGAGTGAACTGCGAGACCGCCAGGACGGCCCCACCCACGTCCATCACGCTCAGGTTCATCTTGTTCGCCGCGTCGCTGAAAATCCGCAAATCCCGGATCTTGGCCGCGACATAGTCGGTATCGGCCGTTCCGTCGCCGTTCGCCACCCCAATCAGCACAAGCAGCCCCTGGCCGATTTCAGACACGACCCGGCCGTCGATGGAGACCGACGCCGACGACACGCGGGTAATCACCGCACGCACGGGCAGTTACCGGAGAGCCGCGGCGGTTTGGGCCACCGGGTACAGGCGCGTATCGAGCAGGTGGCGAGGCGCCACGTTCCCGATGGCCTTGATCATCGAATTCTTGATGTCCGGGTGTTCCAGTTCCAGTTCGGCGATCATCCGCTTCAGGCGCTGGCGCTTGAGGCTTAGGTCTCCACAGGCAGGACAACAGCAGCCGATGACCGGCAGGTTGTTTTCCTGGGTGTAGGCGCGGGCTTCAGCCTCGGTGACATACACGAGAGGCCGGATCACCGTGTGTTTGCCGTTGTCCGAGGTCAGACGCGCGGGCATGGCCTTGAGCGCGCCCTGGAAGAACACGTTGAGCAGCAGTGTCTCGACGAAGTCGTCCATGTGGTGGCCAAGCGCGATCTTCGTGGCGCCCACCGAATCCGCCAGCCGGTACAACACGCCCCGCCGCAGCCGGGCACAGAGCGAACAGGGCGTCTCGCCATCCTCCAGGATGTCATCCATGACGGCGCCGATGGTGGTGTGCTCGATGTGCACTTCCCACCCCCGTTCGGCGCAGGCCTCGGTCACAGCGCTGTGCTTGAAGTCCTTGTAGCCGGAGTTCACGTTGATCGCGCAGATGGAAAACGTAATCGGCGCACGCTTGCGCAGCACGTCCAGAATCTGGATCAGCGCCCAGCTGTCTTTACCTCCCGACAGGCCGACCATCACGCGGTCGCCGTCCTCGATGAGGTTGTGCTCAAGGATCGCCTGGGTGGTCTTCTTGGCGATGCGGTGTTCCAGAGGTGTTCGATAGGACATGGGTGTTATGGGCGAAGGTGCTGTGTGACGAGAGTATCAACGACACCCGTCCATGTGAAACGCCCGGCGGTGGCCAGGGCCTGGGCCCCCAGACGCGACGCCAGCAAAGGGTCGGCGCAGAGATCGGCCAGAGCCTGTCCCAGGGCGGAAGCGTCCGGCGCAGTGACACGGCCGTTCACTCCGTCCACCACCAACTCGGCCGGTCCTCCGCTGTCGGTGACCGTCACCACAGCCTTCCCGGCCGAAAACGCTTCCACCGTGACAAAGCCGTAATCTTCACGCTTCGGGACAAAACACACGGCGCGGCACGTCGCCAGGTAGTCCACCAACTGCGCGTCGGATACACGGCCGGCGAAGGTCACCCGGCCATCAAGCCCCAGGCGCGTGGCCTCAGCGCGAAGGGCGTCCTCGGCTTCCCCTTCGCCCGCAATGACACACCGGACGCCTTGAGCCGCCGGAGTCGCCAGCGCCTGGAGGATCAGATCAATTCGTTTGAGCGGTGCGAGCCGTGACACGACAAAGATGAAGTCGCCATAGCCGTCGCATCGGTACGTCCGCTGGGGCGCCGGTGGATACAGCACCGCGGACGCCACGCCGTTCCAGCGCTTGAGCCGACCTTGCACCGTGAGTGACTGGGCGTAGAGCGCCTTCAGGTGATGCTGGAAGCACCAGGTGTCGGCCGCGTGAATCAACCTGCGCCGCACGGATTCCTTCAGCCGTCCCTGCGGTGACAGCGGGCCTGAGAACTCTTCCCACAGGTCGTAGTACTCGCGCATGGTGTGGTTCAGCCAGCACACGTGAGAGCGATGCCGCACGGCATACGACGGATACCGCAGTGAGATGACATGGTCGACCCGCCGACCGCCGATTTCCCTGACGTTGGTCCGCCACGTCGTCAGGTACTCGGACGCTTGCTGCCCAAATGGATTCGATGGCGTGGTGACGAGCTCCGCGTCGTGGCCTTCCGTCTTCACGGCGTCCACCAGGGCGCGCGCAATCACCATGTGACCGCCCTCCACGGACGGCGGTGACGACGTCACGACCGCGACCAGAGCCATGACTCAGGCGTCCGGACCCGGATTCAGTACGCGTGCCGGCACACCCACCGCTTTTGCGCCGGCCGGCACCGGCCCCAGCACCACGGCGCCCGCGCCCACAATGGCGCGATCGCCGATCGACACGCCATCCAGCACCTTCGCGCCCGCACCAATCCACACGCCGGCGCCCACCGCGATGCCGTCGGACTTGCGGGGTTGTGCGTTCACCGCCACAGTCGGGTCGCTGAAATCGTGGTCGCCGCCGATGAGATACGAATACGCGGCCAGCAGGGTGTGCGCCCCAATGGTGACGCGGCCTGCGGAAAACACCTCGCAGTTGAATCCGATATTCACGCCGTCGGCCAGGACGATATCGCCATTCTTGCAGGACAAAATGGTGTTCCGTCCGACGAACACCCCATTCCCGATGTCGATGCCGCGGTTGGTGTCGCCCTTGGCGTCAAGCAGGCAGTGGTCGTCGATAACGACGTTGTCGCCGATGTGGATTTTGTGCGGATGACGCAGCACCACGTCGCGGCCGAACACCACGTTGCGACCGCAACGGCCCAGCAGCATGGGGTACAGGGACTTCCGGAGCATCAACCCGAGGGCGCCAGGCACGCACTGCGCGAACAGCGTGACAAGCTCGTACTTGACCAACGCACCCAGGCCAGGCTTGCCCACGATGAGCGCGCTGTATTTCGCGCGCGCTCCACCAGGCGCACGAAACAACTGGTCCTGCACGCGCGGGATGTCCCGATCAGATCCAGTGCTGGCCACGGTACCACTCCAGTGTGCGTCCAATGCCGTCACGCAGGCTCACCGCCGGCGCAAAACCCAGCTCCGCGCGAGCCCTCGAGATATCAAACGCGCGGCTCTTGGTGAAGAAGTCTACACGGCGTCGATAGATCGGCGGCGCCACGCCGAGTGGCGCGCAGACCGCTTCGCACGCGGCGCCGGCCAGCCAGAACGGCCACACAGGCAGCCGCAGCCGTGGCGGCGCCACGCCGGCCACCTCCGCCGTAATCTCGATCAACGCCTTCAGCGTCGTGACTTCCCCACCCGCCAGGATGTAGGTGCGTCCCGCCGCCGCAGGCAC
This Acidobacteriota bacterium DNA region includes the following protein-coding sequences:
- a CDS encoding transporter, which encodes MTRVIQRLVLGVVMMGLAAPAWAQSRPLVTEDPETVGPGQILLEAGIDYSRQAFFPVSGLQGNLMRLGTLGLSFGVSSIAEIQIDGGLRNRLTITDRLAGPLAGMLDITGDSTADVEDIVVGAKVRFVSEGVGRPSLAVRFATRLPNAGNESGLGLDTTDFALALAMGKTIQQVRVVGNAGFAILGDATRGDRQNDVFIYGLSIARAIANGAEVVAELNGRANTRTGTVIAGTESRAAMRVGSRFTRGPVRLDAAVMFGITERDPAWGFTTGLTWVFNAFTVK
- a CDS encoding D-tyrosyl-tRNA(Tyr) deacylase, translating into MRAVITRVSSASVSIDGRVVSEIGQGLLVLIGVANGDGTADTDYVAAKIRDLRIFSDAANKMNLSVMDVGGAVLAVSQFTLLADVRRGRRPSFIGAAAPDVANDAYEGVVSRLRDAGLVVRTGVFQADMQVASVNDGPVTIWIDSRSDT
- the ttcA gene encoding tRNA 2-thiocytidine(32) synthetase TtcA codes for the protein MSYRTPLEHRIAKKTTQAILEHNLIEDGDRVMVGLSGGKDSWALIQILDVLRKRAPITFSICAINVNSGYKDFKHSAVTEACAERGWEVHIEHTTIGAVMDDILEDGETPCSLCARLRRGVLYRLADSVGATKIALGHHMDDFVETLLLNVFFQGALKAMPARLTSDNGKHTVIRPLVYVTEAEARAYTQENNLPVIGCCCPACGDLSLKRQRLKRMIAELELEHPDIKNSMIKAIGNVAPRHLLDTRLYPVAQTAAALR
- a CDS encoding glycosyltransferase family 4 protein; its protein translation is MALVAVVTSSPPSVEGGHMVIARALVDAVKTEGHDAELVTTPSNPFGQQASEYLTTWRTNVREIGGRRVDHVISLRYPSYAVRHRSHVCWLNHTMREYYDLWEEFSGPLSPQGRLKESVRRRLIHAADTWCFQHHLKALYAQSLTVQGRLKRWNGVASAVLYPPAPQRTYRCDGYGDFIFVVSRLAPLKRIDLILQALATPAAQGVRCVIAGEGEAEDALRAEATRLGLDGRVTFAGRVSDAQLVDYLATCRAVCFVPKREDYGFVTVEAFSAGKAVVTVTDSGGPAELVVDGVNGRVTAPDASALGQALADLCADPLLASRLGAQALATAGRFTWTGVVDTLVTQHLRP
- a CDS encoding acyltransferase; this encodes MLLGRCGRNVVFGRDVVLRHPHKIHIGDNVVIDDHCLLDAKGDTNRGIDIGNGVFVGRNTILSCKNGDIVLADGVNIGFNCEVFSAGRVTIGAHTLLAAYSYLIGGDHDFSDPTVAVNAQPRKSDGIAVGAGVWIGAGAKVLDGVSIGDRAIVGAGAVVLGPVPAGAKAVGVPARVLNPGPDA